One Nocardioides dongkuii genomic window, GTCCCGCACGATCCCCTGGGTGAGCTCGTCGAAGACGATCGTGTCGACGGCCTCCCGCTCGGCGGCGCCGGGCACGACCGCGGCCACCCCGTGGCGGGCCAGCCGGTCGGCGTAGAACGACTCCTCCATCACCCAGCGGGTGCCGAGGATGCCGAGCGTCCCCCAGCCGTGCCGGCCCGCCTCGGCCGCGACCGCGTCGGCGATGTGCAGCAGCGGCACGTCGATCGCGGCCTCGACCTGGGGCGCGACCTTGTGCATCAGGTTGGTGCAGATCGCGACCGCGGTGGCGCCGCCGCCGACGCAGCGCCGGCCCGCCTCGGCGAGCAGCTCCGCGGCGCCGTCCCAGTCACCGCGCACCTGGCAGTCGCGGACCTCCGCGAAGTCCAGTGACTGCAGGGCGATCCGGGCGGACGCGTGCCCGCCGCGTGCGGCGGCGACCACCTCGTTGATCACCCGGTAGTACGTCGCGGTCGAGTGCCAGCTCATCCCGCCGATCAGGCCCACGGTCTCCATGCGTGTCTCCATGCCCACCATGCTGCGTCGCGCGCCGCCTCGTAGGTAGCCTGAGATTGCCGAGGGCGGCCCCCAGCGCTTCTAATGGCTGGATGGACCCCCGCCGCGTGCTGCTGTTCCGGACCGTCGCCCGGTCCGGGTCGCTGAGCGCCGCGGCCCGCGAGCTGGGGACCACCCAGTCCGCGGTCAGCCAGCAGCTGCAGCAGCTCGAGCGCGAGGTCGGCGGGCCGCTGCTGGTCCGCACCACCCGCGGCACCCGACCGACCGAGGCCGGGACCGCCCTGCTGGCACGCGCGGAGGTCGTGCACAGCGCGCTGCACCTGGCCCGCGAGGAGCTCGGCGCGCTCGCCGACCTGCGCGCCGGCACCGTCCGGCTCGCGGCGTTCCCGTCGGCGGCGGCGACGCTGGTGCCCCCCGCCGTCCGCGCCCTGCACGACGACCACGAGGGCGTGCAGGTGACGCTGGTGGAGACCGAGCCGCCCGAGGCCTGGGCCGGGGTACTCGCCGGCGACGTCGACGTGGCGCTGGTCTTCGGGTACGACGGCCCGCCCGCCGACGACGGGTCGCTGGCCTGGGTGCCGCTCGGCGCCGAGCCGATGCACCTGGTGCTCCCCGCCGACAGCGACGCCCCGGCCCGGGTCGGGCCGGCGTGGCTCGCGGAGCAGGGATGGGTCGCCGGGTGCGAGCGCTGCCGCCAGCACCTGGTCGCGAGCTGCCGGGCCGCGGGGTTCGAGCCGCGGCTGCTGCACGAGAGCGACGACTACGTGGTCGTGCAGAACCTCGTCGCGCACGGCCTCGGCGTCACGGTGCTCCCCCAGCTCGCCCTGACCGCGTTCCGCCACTCGGGCGTCGACGTACGCCGCGCGGCCGGGTTCGGCGAGCGCCACGTCGGGATGGTGCACCGCCCCGGCGCGGAGGGCGTCCCCGCCATCCGCGCCCTGATGGAGCGGCTGCAGGCCGGCGCCCGGCTCGGGCTCAGCCCCGGCTGATCAGCCCTGGCTGATCCCGGTGCCCTCGGCGGCGTCGGCCTCCGCGGCCAGCCCGTCGCCCTCCGCCTCGGCGTCCAGCTTCTCCTGGTTCTCGGCGATCTCCTGCTGCTCCGGCTCGCGCTCGCTGCTCGTCTCACTCATGTCGGACCGGTACCCATCAGGCGCGGTCGTGGTCCGAGACGGCCGTAGGTCGGGGCCACCGCGCCAGCTCCGCGCGCACCCCACGCTCCAGCTGCCAGATCCCCAGGACGGCCATCCCCACCGCGACGTACGCCGCCGCCGGGTCGTCGTCGGCCACCGTGCCCAGCGCGTGGGCGACGACGAGCATCGCCAGCCCGGTGAGGATCGCGTACCAACCCGGGGTGAGCACGCCGCGCGACAGCAGCGCGGAACCGATCGCGCGCAGCCTCGACATGGGGGTCACCGTACGCCGCTGGGTACCGACCCCGCGTGACAAACGACGCGCACGACTTCCTCTCCCTCATCGGCGCCCAGGACCCGGAGGCCGCGGACGGCCGGGCCACCCTCGAGATCGAGGTGGACGAACGGCACCTCAACCCCGCGGGCACCGTCCACGGGGGACTGCTCGCCACCCTGGTGGACACCACGATGGGCGCCGCCATCCGGAGCGCCGTGGACGACGAGACCCCGGCCACCAGCCAGCTCACCGTCACCTACCTGCGGCCCGGCAAGCCCGGCCGCCTGGTCGTGACCGCCACCGTCAGCAAGCGGGGAGAGTCGCTCACGGTGTGCGAGGCCGACGTGGAGCAGGACGGAAAGTCGCTCGTGCACGCCCTGGCCACCTTCGCCCTGCTGGGGTCCTGACTCACCCCGGCTGCGCTGCGCGCGCCGAGCGCCGGGCCAGGACGCCGAACGCCTCCCGCAGCGCCGGCGGGCCCACCACGGTGAGGTCGGCGTCGAAGCGGGCCAGGGAGGCGGCCAGCGCCGCCCAGGACCAGGACCCCTGGACGAGCCGGGTGCGGCCGGGGCCGGCGGCCTCGGCGACGCCGTCGCCGACGAACGGGCGGACCTCGTCCAGCGCCAGGTCGAGGACCACCTCGCCGGTGCACGGCCACCGGGGATCCGTCTCGGAGCCCCGGAACCGGGCGGTCACGAAGGTGGTGACGTCCCCGCCCGGGAGCTCCCGAGGGGCGAAGCGCGGCCCGGTCGGGACGCGGGGCGTGATCCGGTCGGCGCGGAGGGTGCGCCACGCGACGCGGTCGAGGTCCCACGCGACGAGGTACCAGCGGCCGCGCCAGGTCACGAGGTGGTGCGGCTCGACCCGGCGCGGGTCGGGGTCGCCGCCCGGCGCGGCGTAGTCGAGCCGCAGGACCTCGCGGGCGTGGACCGCGGCACCCAGGGCGAGCAGCACCTCGGGGTCCACCCCGGCGGTCGCGCCGCGCGGGGGCTCGACGACAGTCAGGGGCAACAGGTCGAGGCGGCGCCGCAGTCGCGCGGGCAGCACCTGGCGGACGGTCGTGAGCGCGCGCAGCGCCGCCTCGCCCACGGCGTCCCCGAGGCCCGCCCCGGTGGTCGCGGCGAGCTGGAGAGCCACGGCCAGGGCGACCGCCTGGTCGTCGTCGAAGAGCAGCGGCGGGAGGTCGGAGCCCGCGGCGAGCCGGTAGCCGCCGTCGGGCCCCTTGACGGCCGCGATCCGGTAGCCGAGCTCGCGGAGCCGGTCGATGTCGCGCCGCACGGTCCGCGGGCTCACGGCGAGCCGCTCGGCAAGGACGTCGCCGGGCCAGTCACGGCGGGCCTGCAGCAGGGAGAGCAGGGCGAGCAGCCGTCCGGAGGTCGTGAGCATGCCGCCCATCCTGGCCCAAGTAGCGGTCACAACCTGTCCTCTACCTCGTCCAGGCTGGACCTCGAGCGGCCACGGTGGTCGCGGAGATGGAGCTCCCCCGTGTTCAACGTCCTCGGTGACATCAACTGGCTGGCCTACGTCCTCGCCGCCGTCGCGTCCGTCCTGCTCGCCGGCGTCTGGTTCGCCGTCGTGATCACCAAGCCGTACGCCGTCGCGCTCGGGCGCGAGGGCGCGCCCCCGCCCGCGACGACCCCGGTCTCCGCGGCCGGACCGGTCGTCTGCCAGCTGGTCACCCTGCTCACCACCGCCGTGCTCGTCGAGGCCCTGGACCTCACGTCCCTCGGCGACGCCGTCGCCCTCGGCCTGATGGTGGGGGTCGGCTACCTGAGCGCGATGGCCTTCCAGATCGCCATCAACCCGAACGTCCCCCGGCCGCTGCTCTACGGCGCCGTCAACGCGCCGTTCTTCGTCGTGACCTCGGTGCTCAGCGCGGCGATCCTCGCTAGCTGATGGTCGACGGCCATGGCGATCCCCGGCCCTGACGGGTGAGACTCCGTTATCGTCCCGACGCGTGAGAGTCGCCGTGGCCGTGGCCGTCGCCGTGCTGGCGGTCCTCGTCGGCGCCGTCTCGTTCCTGCGATGGTGGACGCACCCCACCGTCTTCGGGGGTCTCGGGGACTCCTTCGCCACGTCGGGGCCGCGCCCCGTCGCCGACGCCGCCCTCTCCACGACCGTGGTCTTCCCCCGGGTCGACGGCGAACCGGAGACCGTGACGATCGACCGCGCCGAGGCGGTCTTCGCGGCCAACACGGCGGAGGCCACCGTGTCCTTCTCCATCTGCCACCTCGGAGCCGACGAGGACCCCATCGGCTCGGTCGACCGCCCCGAGAAGTACTGCGCGGACGTCGTGCCCCTCGAGCCGGGAGCGAGGTTCCGCCACGGCGTACCCGACAGCGACTACCTGTTCGCCACCATCGCGCCCACCCGGGCCGGCGTCGCGCACCTCGCGGAGATCGAGCTCACCTATCAGCGGGGCGCCGGCCACCTCTACCAGCGCGGCACCGAGACGATCCGCGTGGACCGCAAGGTCACCGCCGAGTAGGAGAGCGACCATGATCCTGCGACGTTGGCGAGGGGCCGTGCGGGCGGAGGACGCCGAGGCCTACCTCGCGCACCAGGGCGAGACGGGGGTGCGTGACTACCGCGCCACCCCGGGCAACCTCGGCGTCCTGGTGCTGCGGCGCCCGGTGGGCGAGCTCGTCGAGGTGATCACGCTGTCCCTGTGGGCCTCGATGGACGACGTCCGCCGGTTCGCGGGCGACCGGCCGGAGGTGGCCGTCTTCTACCCCGGCGACGACGACCTCCTCGTCGAGAAGGATCCGCACGTCGACCACTACGAGGTGACGGACGTCGACCTCGATCCCCGCCTCCGCGCGGACACAAGCGCCGACTCGCCGAACTAGAACGCGTTACAGTCCCCGGCCATGAGGACGTACGTCGTGACCGGGGCCGCGTCGGGGATCGGGGCGGCCACCACGGTGCTGCTGCGCGAGCAGGGCGGCCGGGTGATCACCGTCGACCAGCGCAACGCCGACGTGGTCGCCGACCTGGCCACCGCGGACGGCCGGGCGGCGGCGGTCGCCGGCGTCCAGGCGCTGACCGACGTGGTCCACGGGCTGGTGCCGGCCGCCGGGATCGGCGGGTTCACCGGCGTCGACTCGGCGCTGGTGGTGTCGGTGAACTACTTCGGCGCGCTCGCGCTGGTGCGCGGGCTGCACCAGCAGCTCGCGGCGGCCGCGGACGACGGCGGCGCGGGGGTCGTCCTGCTGGCCTCGAACTCGATCACCGGCATGCCGGGCTGGGAGGCCTCGGTGGCCGGCCACTGCCTGCGCGACGACGAGCCCGCCGCTCGGGAGGCCGCGAGCCGGGTCGACTCGGTGATGGTCTACCCGGCGACGAAGGCGGCGCTGGCCTGGTGGGCGCGGCGCGAGGGCGTCACCGAGCACTGGATCGGCCACGGCATCCGGCTCAACGCGGTCGCCCCCGGCATGGTCACCACCCCGATGAGCGACCAGCTGCGGGCGGACCCGGTGCTGGGCCAGTTCGCCGACACCTATCCCACCGCCGTCGGCCGGCCCGGCCGGCCCGAGGAGATCGCCGCGCCGATCGCGTTCCTGCTCTCCGCGGCGGCCTCGCTCGTGGTCGGCGCGGTGCTGTTCGTCGACGGCGGCACCGACGCGATCCTGCACCCGGTCTCCCCGGAGGGCTGGCAGGTCGGCCCGATCGAGGCGTGAGCACGATGACCGACGTCGTACGGACCCCTGACGAGCGCTTCGCCGGCCTGCCGGGCTACGCCTTCGCGCCGCACTACGTCGAGGTCGAGGCCGAGGGGCTCGACCCGCTGCGGATGCACCACCTCGACGAGGGCCCGGCCGACGGCCCCGTCGCGCTGCTGCTGCACGGCCAGCCGACCTGGTCCTACCTCTACCGCAAGGTCGTCCCGGTGCTCGTCGAGGCCGGCGTCCGGGTGATCGCCCCGGACAACATCGGCTTCGGCCGCTCCGACAAGCCGACCCGGACCACGGCCTACACGCTGGCCCGGCACGTCGCGTGGACCCGCAGCCTGGTGACCGCGCTCGACCTGCGCGACGTCACGCTCGTCGCCCAGGACTGGGGCGGCCCGATCGGCCTCAGCGTCCTGGCCGCGGAGCCGGACCGCTTCGCCCGCGTCGTCGCCGCGAACACGATCCTGCACACCGCGGACCCCGCCCTCGCCGACCGGCTGACCTGGGCGGTGCACGGCGCCGGGGAGTCGCGGGTGGTGATCGAGGAGGCGCTCCTCGACTACCTGCTGCACACCCAGCGCGCGCCCGAGCTGCGCGCCAGCGACTTCGTCGGCGCGGCCACGGTGCACCCACTCCCTCCCGAGGTGCTGGCGGCGTACGACGCCCCGTTCCCCGACGCCCGGCACACCGCGGGGCTGCGCCAGATGACCGCGCTGCTGCCGCTGACCCGCAACGACGTGGGCGCCCGGATCGGCCGGCGGACGATGCGGGCGCTGGAGTCCTTCGACCGGCCGTTCCTCACCTGCTACTCCGACGGCGACCCCGCGACCCGCGGCTGGGAGACGGTCTTCCAGGAGCGCGTCCCCGGCGCCCGTGGCCAGCGGCACGTGGTCCTCCCCGACGCCGGTCACTTCCTCCAGGAGGACGCCGGCGAGCGGCTCAGCCGCGTGGTGGCCGACGTCATCGCCGCCACCTGAGCGCGCGCCGGGTCAGAGCGCGGCGTCGATGCCGATCAGCGCGGCGATCGCGGCCACCAGCACCACGAGGAACAGCAGCACCATCGAGAGCCGCGACGGACCGCCCGGCATCGGCGCGTACGGCCGGGACGGCGAAGGCTCGACGACGATCTGCCCCCGCGGCGCCTCCCCCGCGCGGACCAGGTCGTCGCGGAAGGCCGCGGCACTCGGGTAGGAGCCCACGCTCGCGAGCACCCGGTCCAGCTCGGCGCCCCGGGCGCCCGGCTCGTGGGCGCCCTCCACCAGGGTCGCGAGCAGGTCGCCGAGGGCGCGGACGTCGTCGGCCGGGAGGGCGCCGGGGTCGGGCGGGCTCACCAGCGGCGGGGCGAGCCAGGCCCGGACGACCTCGCCCTCCTGGTGCAGGAGCACGTGCTCGGTGTCGACCGACCCGTGCACCAGGCCGGCCTCGTGCAGGTCCGCGAGGCCCGCGGCCAGGTCGGCGACCAGCGCGACGGCGGTGGCCGGCGCCGGCGGGCCGTACTGCTCCCGCAGCCGGTCGATCCCGCCCTCCGGCGCGAGCTGCGCGGAGACCCAGAGCCGCCCCTCCTCCTCGCCGACCTCGTGCACGGGCAGCAGGTGCGAGGAGTTGATCGCGGTCCAGGCCGTGACCAGCTCGCGGACCCGCTGCTCGCGCGCGCCGTCGAGGTCCTCGGAGAACACGGTCAGCGCGACGAGCCGCTGCTCCTGCTCGTCCATCGCCTCGAAGACGTCGCTGTCGGGGCCGTCGCCGAGGCGTCGGCCGACGGCGTACCTGCCCAGCACCGCGCCGGGGTCGGGGAAGGCCGGGTGCTCGCTCATGGGTGACCGACTACCCACGACCCGGGCCGGCCACACCGGACGACCGGCGCGGGCGCGCTCACATCAGGAGCGAGAGCGCCGGGTCCTCCATCACGCCGGCCACGTCGGCCAGGAACCGCGAGCCCTTCTCGCCGTCGATGTGCCGGTGGTCGAAGGAGAGCGCCAGCGTGCACACCTGGCGGACGACGATGCGGTCCTCGCCGCCCTCGGTGAGCACCCACGGCTGCTTCTTCACCGCGCCGAAGCACAGGATCGCCGCCTCGCCGGGGTTGATGATCGGGGTGCCGCCGTCGACGCCGAACGGGCCGACGTTGGTGATCGTGAACGTGCCGCCACTCATCTCCGCCGGCTGGGTGCGCCCCTCGCGCGCGGTCGCCGTGAGCGCCTCGAGCGCGCGGGCCAGGTCGGGCAGCGCGAGGTCCTGGGCGTCCTTGATGTTGGGGACGACCAGGCCGCGCGGGGTCGCCGCCGCGATGCCGAGGTTGACGTAGTGCTTGAGCACAACCTCGCCGGCCGCGTCGTCCCAGAACGAGTTGATCTCGGGGGTGCGGCGCATCGCGAGCATGACCGCCCGCGCCAGCACCAGCAGCGGGGTGACCTTGAGGTCGCGGAGCTCGCGGCGCGCGCGGAGCCTCTCGACCAGCTCCATCGTGCGGGTCACGTCGACGGTGATCCACTCGGTGACGTGCGGGATCGTGAACGCGGACTGCACCATCGCCGCGCCCATCATCTTGCGGACGCCCTTGATCGGCTCGCGGGTCTCGCGCTCGGGTGCCGAGACGTCATACGAACTGGTCGCTACCGCAGCCGACTCGGATGACGTCCCGGCGCCGGCCGCGGCCGCCTCGACGTCGGCGCGGGTGACGGTGCCGTGCGGGCCGGACGGGGTCAGCGTGGCCAGGTCGACGCCGAGGTCCTTGGCGAGGCGGCGGACCGGGGGCTTCGCGAGCGCGCGCACCGCGGCCGGGGCGGTGGCGGGCGCGGGCACCGCGGAGGTCGC contains:
- a CDS encoding antibiotic biosynthesis monooxygenase, yielding MILRRWRGAVRAEDAEAYLAHQGETGVRDYRATPGNLGVLVLRRPVGELVEVITLSLWASMDDVRRFAGDRPEVAVFYPGDDDLLVEKDPHVDHYEVTDVDLDPRLRADTSADSPN
- a CDS encoding DUF1761 domain-containing protein, whose protein sequence is MFNVLGDINWLAYVLAAVASVLLAGVWFAVVITKPYAVALGREGAPPPATTPVSAAGPVVCQLVTLLTTAVLVEALDLTSLGDAVALGLMVGVGYLSAMAFQIAINPNVPRPLLYGAVNAPFFVVTSVLSAAILAS
- a CDS encoding helix-turn-helix transcriptional regulator translates to MLTTSGRLLALLSLLQARRDWPGDVLAERLAVSPRTVRRDIDRLRELGYRIAAVKGPDGGYRLAAGSDLPPLLFDDDQAVALAVALQLAATTGAGLGDAVGEAALRALTTVRQVLPARLRRRLDLLPLTVVEPPRGATAGVDPEVLLALGAAVHAREVLRLDYAAPGGDPDPRRVEPHHLVTWRGRWYLVAWDLDRVAWRTLRADRITPRVPTGPRFAPRELPGGDVTTFVTARFRGSETDPRWPCTGEVVLDLALDEVRPFVGDGVAEAAGPGRTRLVQGSWSWAALAASLARFDADLTVVGPPALREAFGVLARRSARAAQPG
- a CDS encoding SDR family oxidoreductase, with the translated sequence MRTYVVTGAASGIGAATTVLLREQGGRVITVDQRNADVVADLATADGRAAAVAGVQALTDVVHGLVPAAGIGGFTGVDSALVVSVNYFGALALVRGLHQQLAAAADDGGAGVVLLASNSITGMPGWEASVAGHCLRDDEPAAREAASRVDSVMVYPATKAALAWWARREGVTEHWIGHGIRLNAVAPGMVTTPMSDQLRADPVLGQFADTYPTAVGRPGRPEEIAAPIAFLLSAAASLVVGAVLFVDGGTDAILHPVSPEGWQVGPIEA
- a CDS encoding protein kinase domain-containing protein, whose translation is MSEHPAFPDPGAVLGRYAVGRRLGDGPDSDVFEAMDEQEQRLVALTVFSEDLDGAREQRVRELVTAWTAINSSHLLPVHEVGEEEGRLWVSAQLAPEGGIDRLREQYGPPAPATAVALVADLAAGLADLHEAGLVHGSVDTEHVLLHQEGEVVRAWLAPPLVSPPDPGALPADDVRALGDLLATLVEGAHEPGARGAELDRVLASVGSYPSAAAFRDDLVRAGEAPRGQIVVEPSPSRPYAPMPGGPSRLSMVLLFLVVLVAAIAALIGIDAAL
- a CDS encoding haloalkane dehalogenase, which translates into the protein MTDVVRTPDERFAGLPGYAFAPHYVEVEAEGLDPLRMHHLDEGPADGPVALLLHGQPTWSYLYRKVVPVLVEAGVRVIAPDNIGFGRSDKPTRTTAYTLARHVAWTRSLVTALDLRDVTLVAQDWGGPIGLSVLAAEPDRFARVVAANTILHTADPALADRLTWAVHGAGESRVVIEEALLDYLLHTQRAPELRASDFVGAATVHPLPPEVLAAYDAPFPDARHTAGLRQMTALLPLTRNDVGARIGRRTMRALESFDRPFLTCYSDGDPATRGWETVFQERVPGARGQRHVVLPDAGHFLQEDAGERLSRVVADVIAAT
- a CDS encoding PaaI family thioesterase produces the protein MTNDAHDFLSLIGAQDPEAADGRATLEIEVDERHLNPAGTVHGGLLATLVDTTMGAAIRSAVDDETPATSQLTVTYLRPGKPGRLVVTATVSKRGESLTVCEADVEQDGKSLVHALATFALLGS
- a CDS encoding aspartate/glutamate racemase family protein, with amino-acid sequence METRMETVGLIGGMSWHSTATYYRVINEVVAAARGGHASARIALQSLDFAEVRDCQVRGDWDGAAELLAEAGRRCVGGGATAVAICTNLMHKVAPQVEAAIDVPLLHIADAVAAEAGRHGWGTLGILGTRWVMEESFYADRLARHGVAAVVPGAAEREAVDTIVFDELTQGIVRDASRTAYVDVIRGLADQGAEAVVLACTEIGLLVSPEDSPLPLIDSAEVHARELGRVALGELTVA
- a CDS encoding dihydrolipoamide acetyltransferase family protein translates to MPEYKLPDVGEGLTEAEIVAWKVKVGDVIDVNDVVVEIETAKSLVELPSPYAGEVTALLVAEGETVAVGTPIIAVGVASEAPMEIDLSNPAASGGGEGESLVGRNKADRGPTRRVRKTPGAAAANVQVQAAFEPGAAPVVEAVDLEPAVPATSAVPAPATAPAAVRALAKPPVRRLAKDLGVDLATLTPSGPHGTVTRADVEAAAAGAGTSSESAAVATSSYDVSAPERETREPIKGVRKMMGAAMVQSAFTIPHVTEWITVDVTRTMELVERLRARRELRDLKVTPLLVLARAVMLAMRRTPEINSFWDDAAGEVVLKHYVNLGIAAATPRGLVVPNIKDAQDLALPDLARALEALTATAREGRTQPAEMSGGTFTITNVGPFGVDGGTPIINPGEAAILCFGAVKKQPWVLTEGGEDRIVVRQVCTLALSFDHRHIDGEKGSRFLADVAGVMEDPALSLLM
- a CDS encoding LysR family transcriptional regulator, whose protein sequence is MDPRRVLLFRTVARSGSLSAAARELGTTQSAVSQQLQQLEREVGGPLLVRTTRGTRPTEAGTALLARAEVVHSALHLAREELGALADLRAGTVRLAAFPSAAATLVPPAVRALHDDHEGVQVTLVETEPPEAWAGVLAGDVDVALVFGYDGPPADDGSLAWVPLGAEPMHLVLPADSDAPARVGPAWLAEQGWVAGCERCRQHLVASCRAAGFEPRLLHESDDYVVVQNLVAHGLGVTVLPQLALTAFRHSGVDVRRAAGFGERHVGMVHRPGAEGVPAIRALMERLQAGARLGLSPG